The following coding sequences lie in one Vespula pensylvanica isolate Volc-1 chromosome 7, ASM1446617v1, whole genome shotgun sequence genomic window:
- the LOC122630719 gene encoding metalloproteinase inhibitor 1 isoform X1, translated as MSSEIPTSSRCLRACLPACLPACACLPLRYTHVRMLLRNIIAMWRTSYCTYLLLGLLYLTTLQSATACSCQKVHPQTQFCRADFVAVVRIKLIVHVNEERLEYKVKINRVFKSTPKAEVALRENTLWTLGYDSLCGVTHLLVGKTYVVSGTVHEGKARISICDLAIPWSEVPVGQRKGFRLLYHRGCVCETTFTPWWRKGAVLESTGGKHCLWESSPGPQDCQEKYGVCKKGPNGCSWTPSVPYKNCIKEYQRKREQERLKEP; from the exons ATGAGCTCAGAGATTCCGACGAGCTCTCGCTGCTTGcgtgcctgcctgcctgcctgcctgcctgcctgtgCCTGCCTGCCTCTGCGTTACACGCATGTACGGATGCTGCTGCGGAATATAATAGCG ATGTGGCGAACGTCCTACTGTACATACCTCCTGTTAGGTTTATTATACCTAACAACGTTGCAGAGTGCAACGGCGTGTAGCTGCCAGAAAGTACATCCTCAAACACAGTTTTGCAGAGCAGACTttg TTGCAGTCGTAAGGATAAAATTGATCGTTCACGTTAACGAAGAGAGGCTGGAATACAAAGTGAAGATCAACAGAGTTTTCAAG TCGACTCCGAAAGCAGAAGTTGCCTTGAGGGAGAACACCCTTTGGACGCTCGGCTACGATTCGCTTTGCGGCGTAACGCATTTACTTGTGGGCAAAACTTACGTCGTCAGCGGAACGGTGCACGAAGGAAAAGCAAGAATATCGATTTGCGATCTCGCGATTCCCTGGTCCGAGGTACCCGTCGGACAACGAAAAGGATTCAGGCTGCTTTATCATCGTGGATGCGTTTGCGAa ACAACCTTTACGCCATGGTGGCGGAAAGGTGCAGTTTTGGAATCAACCGGTGGAAAGCATTGTCTGTGGGAAAGTTCTCCAGGTCCGCAGGATTGTCAAGAGAAATATGGAGTCTGCAAAAAAGGTCCCAACGGTTGCTCCTGGACACCGTCCGTTCCATACAAGAATTGCATCAAGGAGTATCAACGGAAACGCGAGCAGGAGAGATTAAAGGAACCTTaa
- the LOC122630719 gene encoding metalloproteinase inhibitor 1 isoform X2, producing the protein MWRTSYCTYLLLGLLYLTTLQSATACSCQKVHPQTQFCRADFVAVVRIKLIVHVNEERLEYKVKINRVFKSTPKAEVALRENTLWTLGYDSLCGVTHLLVGKTYVVSGTVHEGKARISICDLAIPWSEVPVGQRKGFRLLYHRGCVCETTFTPWWRKGAVLESTGGKHCLWESSPGPQDCQEKYGVCKKGPNGCSWTPSVPYKNCIKEYQRKREQERLKEP; encoded by the exons ATGTGGCGAACGTCCTACTGTACATACCTCCTGTTAGGTTTATTATACCTAACAACGTTGCAGAGTGCAACGGCGTGTAGCTGCCAGAAAGTACATCCTCAAACACAGTTTTGCAGAGCAGACTttg TTGCAGTCGTAAGGATAAAATTGATCGTTCACGTTAACGAAGAGAGGCTGGAATACAAAGTGAAGATCAACAGAGTTTTCAAG TCGACTCCGAAAGCAGAAGTTGCCTTGAGGGAGAACACCCTTTGGACGCTCGGCTACGATTCGCTTTGCGGCGTAACGCATTTACTTGTGGGCAAAACTTACGTCGTCAGCGGAACGGTGCACGAAGGAAAAGCAAGAATATCGATTTGCGATCTCGCGATTCCCTGGTCCGAGGTACCCGTCGGACAACGAAAAGGATTCAGGCTGCTTTATCATCGTGGATGCGTTTGCGAa ACAACCTTTACGCCATGGTGGCGGAAAGGTGCAGTTTTGGAATCAACCGGTGGAAAGCATTGTCTGTGGGAAAGTTCTCCAGGTCCGCAGGATTGTCAAGAGAAATATGGAGTCTGCAAAAAAGGTCCCAACGGTTGCTCCTGGACACCGTCCGTTCCATACAAGAATTGCATCAAGGAGTATCAACGGAAACGCGAGCAGGAGAGATTAAAGGAACCTTaa